In Synechocystis sp. PCC 6714, the following are encoded in one genomic region:
- a CDS encoding TetR/AcrR family transcriptional regulator, with product MQSKKYYATPSTFTNPAEASTYDRILKGALKLFGTKGYEGTTTKDLAQAANVAEGTLFRYFTNKKAILVEVATAGWVEILTDLLTELSEMGSYKAIAQVMKRRMFHLRENKYLLQVCFVEAQYHPELREKIQSEIIDKMTDVAEAFFQTAMDRGIYRRMNPKIVAQVFLGMFAVAGFSEQTVIDPHASPQALQEMAEGLADIFLHGVLAKGEKM from the coding sequence ATGCAGAGCAAAAAGTATTACGCTACCCCATCGACCTTTACCAATCCGGCCGAAGCTTCCACCTATGATCGCATTTTGAAGGGGGCGTTAAAATTATTTGGCACCAAGGGTTACGAGGGTACCACCACCAAGGATTTGGCCCAAGCGGCCAATGTGGCTGAAGGAACGCTATTTCGTTATTTCACCAATAAGAAAGCCATTCTAGTGGAAGTGGCCACCGCTGGCTGGGTGGAAATTCTCACCGATTTGCTAACAGAATTGAGTGAAATGGGCAGTTATAAGGCGATCGCCCAGGTAATGAAGCGGCGGATGTTCCATTTACGGGAAAACAAATATCTATTGCAAGTGTGCTTTGTGGAAGCCCAATATCATCCAGAATTACGGGAAAAAATCCAGTCGGAAATTATTGACAAAATGACAGATGTGGCGGAGGCATTTTTTCAAACCGCCATGGACCGAGGCATTTACCGGCGGATGAATCCCAAAATTGTGGCCCAGGTTTTTTTGGGTATGTTTGCGGTGGCGGGTTTTTCCGAACAAACAGTGATTGACCCCCATGCCTCTCCCCAAGCTTTACAAGAAATGGCGGAAGGTTTAGCAGATATTTTTCTCCATGGAGTGTTGGCTAAAGGAGAAAAAATGTGA
- a CDS encoding AI-2E family transporter, which produces MTFAQWSGFISLLLIAGVLWQIRQLLLLLFASVVLANGLNHLSHWFQRRGVKAQLSIPLAVIVLLLALVMVVALIIPPFVDQFQELLTLVPASIDDTLRWLRKIARAIDPELTPLLPNWQQITAQIRPILQELAGNGLGLFYSTLGLPLTLLLLIVLSLMFLANPRAYRQGFIRCFPAFYRERIDSILNQSEVLLEDWLRLIVVSGVVVTVTTWLGLVLLQVRLPLALALVAGILVVIPNIGLLISLVPAMAIALLDNPWKPLLVLVLYGLINYFEFHWITLQCMGKPRPILRGVLLLAQVFFVSVFGLFGLWLAVPLTLVGQVLVKEILITDILDRCQRSQGPEETKKGKPSQINIVMARDSQG; this is translated from the coding sequence ATGACCTTTGCCCAATGGTCTGGTTTTATTAGCCTACTTTTGATAGCAGGGGTGCTGTGGCAAATTCGCCAGTTACTCCTACTGTTATTTGCCTCGGTGGTGTTGGCCAATGGTTTAAATCACCTTTCCCACTGGTTCCAACGGCGGGGGGTAAAAGCACAATTATCCATTCCCCTAGCGGTCATTGTTTTACTGTTGGCCCTGGTGATGGTGGTGGCCCTGATTATTCCCCCCTTTGTTGACCAATTTCAGGAGTTACTGACCCTAGTACCCGCTAGCATTGATGACACCCTGCGTTGGCTGCGAAAAATAGCCAGGGCGATCGATCCAGAATTAACGCCGCTCTTACCTAACTGGCAACAAATCACCGCCCAAATTAGGCCCATTTTGCAGGAATTGGCTGGCAATGGCCTGGGTTTGTTTTATAGCACCCTCGGTTTACCCCTAACTTTGCTGCTCCTAATTGTGCTCAGTCTGATGTTTTTGGCCAATCCCAGGGCCTATCGTCAGGGCTTCATCCGCTGTTTTCCCGCCTTTTACCGGGAGCGCATCGACTCGATTCTCAATCAATCGGAGGTTTTACTAGAGGATTGGCTGCGGCTAATTGTGGTCAGTGGTGTGGTGGTCACCGTCACAACTTGGTTGGGTTTAGTCCTGCTCCAAGTACGACTTCCTTTGGCCTTGGCCCTAGTTGCGGGCATTCTTGTCGTTATCCCCAACATTGGCCTCCTGATTAGCCTAGTACCCGCCATGGCGATCGCCCTATTGGATAATCCCTGGAAGCCCCTGTTGGTGTTGGTGCTGTATGGGCTGATCAACTATTTTGAATTCCATTGGATTACCCTCCAGTGCATGGGCAAACCCAGGCCAATTTTGCGGGGAGTCTTACTCTTAGCCCAGGTTTTCTTTGTCAGCGTGTTTGGACTGTTTGGGTTGTGGTTGGCGGTGCCCCTTACGTTAGTGGGGCAAGTATTAGTCAAAGAAATTCTGATCACAGACATTCTTGACCGTTGCCAAAGGTCACAAGGGCCAGAAGAAACTAAGAAAGGAAAACCATCCCAAATCAACATAGTGATGGCTAGGGATTCCCAAGGCTGA
- a CDS encoding DUF3120 domain-containing protein, translating to MIPLLTTALAQPGPDFFRRLHRWRSSLTINSETTGMQLAAGFLVSVPVFIQAPLVRQFPWISLALTLPWVAIAVWLMKRPSQAIWGDLLLGFSWSWLAGAIYWGWFRWEPLWHLPIEAIGLPFALWGLKRGWGKIGHLFYLGSLCGTAVTDAYFYLTNLMDHWRQVMVVDPEFARFVFQAALVKIHTPWGIAWGGLLLALLLALGSWGLQRKSPPWQAFAGAVLSTIVVDALFWLGAMMA from the coding sequence GTGATTCCCCTTTTAACCACCGCCTTAGCCCAGCCGGGGCCAGATTTTTTTCGCCGTCTACACCGTTGGCGTTCTAGCTTAACTATTAACTCCGAAACCACTGGCATGCAATTGGCGGCCGGCTTCCTTGTTTCGGTGCCAGTGTTTATCCAAGCTCCCCTGGTACGACAGTTTCCCTGGATTTCCCTCGCTTTAACCCTCCCCTGGGTGGCGATCGCCGTTTGGTTAATGAAACGACCTAGCCAAGCAATTTGGGGAGATTTGCTGTTGGGCTTTAGCTGGAGTTGGTTGGCGGGGGCCATTTATTGGGGTTGGTTTCGTTGGGAACCCCTCTGGCATTTACCCATCGAGGCGATCGGTTTACCCTTTGCTCTGTGGGGACTGAAACGGGGCTGGGGCAAAATCGGCCATCTATTCTACTTGGGTTCCCTCTGTGGCACAGCGGTGACGGATGCCTATTTTTACCTAACGAACCTGATGGATCATTGGCGGCAGGTGATGGTGGTGGATCCAGAATTTGCCCGGTTTGTCTTCCAGGCGGCCCTGGTTAAAATCCATACCCCCTGGGGCATTGCTTGGGGCGGACTACTGTTGGCCCTATTGCTGGCATTGGGGAGCTGGGGGTTGCAGAGAAAATCTCCTCCTTGGCAGGCCTTTGCCGGGGCAGTATTGAGTACCATTGTTGTAGATGCCCTTTTCTGGCTTGGGGCTATGATGGCCTAG
- the serA gene encoding phosphoglycerate dehydrogenase: MAKVLVSDSIDQVGIDILKQVAQVDVKTGLSEAEIIDIVPEYDAIMLRSATKVTEKIIRAGSQLKIIGRAGVGVDNIDVPAATRQGIVVVNSPEGNTIAAAEHALAMMMALARHIPDANKSVKESKWERKQFIGTEVYKKTLGVVGLGKIGSHVAGVAKAMGMKLLAYDPFISQERADQIGCTLVDLDLLFSEADFITLHIPKTPETANLINGKTLAKMKPTARIVNCSRGGIIDEDALVTAIETAQIAGAALDVFAQEPLGESRLREFSNVILTPHLGASTEEAQVNVAVDVAEQIRDVLLGLPARSAVNIPGLTPDVMEKLRPYLKLAETLGTLVGQLAGGRIDRLTVCLQGDLAEYTNSQPLVVAAIKGLLSQALRERVNYVNAAIEAKERGIRVIETKDASVRDYSGSLHLKATGTMGEHSATGALLSNGEIRITDVDEFPINVPPNNYMLFTLHRDMPGIIGKIGSLLGSFNVNIASMQVGRKIVRGDAIMALSLDDPLPDGLLSEITKVAGIRDAYTVKL; this comes from the coding sequence ATGGCTAAAGTTTTAGTTTCTGACTCCATTGACCAAGTCGGCATTGATATCCTCAAACAAGTCGCCCAAGTTGACGTCAAAACTGGGCTATCGGAAGCAGAAATTATAGACATTGTTCCTGAGTACGATGCCATCATGTTGCGCTCTGCCACCAAGGTGACGGAGAAGATTATCCGGGCGGGTAGCCAGCTAAAAATTATCGGCCGGGCTGGGGTTGGTGTGGACAACATTGACGTACCGGCGGCCACCCGTCAGGGCATTGTGGTGGTCAATTCCCCCGAAGGTAACACCATTGCCGCGGCGGAACATGCTTTGGCTATGATGATGGCTTTGGCCCGCCATATCCCCGATGCCAACAAATCCGTCAAGGAAAGCAAGTGGGAACGGAAACAATTCATTGGTACAGAGGTTTATAAGAAGACTTTAGGAGTGGTGGGGCTAGGGAAAATTGGTTCCCACGTGGCCGGTGTGGCCAAGGCCATGGGGATGAAATTGTTAGCTTACGATCCGTTTATTTCCCAGGAACGGGCTGATCAAATTGGTTGCACCCTGGTGGATTTAGATTTGCTCTTCAGTGAAGCGGACTTTATCACTCTACACATTCCCAAAACGCCGGAAACCGCCAACTTGATCAACGGTAAAACCTTGGCCAAAATGAAGCCCACCGCCCGCATTGTTAACTGTTCCCGGGGCGGCATTATTGATGAAGATGCCCTGGTCACCGCCATTGAAACGGCCCAGATTGCTGGAGCAGCCCTGGATGTGTTTGCCCAGGAACCCCTGGGGGAATCCCGACTACGGGAATTTAGCAATGTGATTTTGACCCCCCATTTGGGTGCTTCCACCGAAGAAGCCCAGGTGAATGTGGCGGTGGATGTGGCGGAACAAATTCGGGATGTGTTACTGGGATTACCGGCCCGCTCGGCGGTGAATATTCCTGGCCTTACCCCCGATGTGATGGAAAAATTGCGTCCCTATCTCAAGCTGGCGGAAACCCTTGGTACTTTAGTGGGTCAATTGGCCGGAGGTCGCATCGATCGCCTGACTGTTTGTTTACAGGGAGATTTAGCGGAATATACCAATAGTCAACCCCTGGTGGTGGCGGCCATTAAAGGTCTGCTCTCCCAAGCTCTACGGGAACGGGTTAACTACGTCAATGCGGCGATCGAGGCCAAGGAAAGGGGCATCCGGGTGATTGAAACTAAAGATGCTTCGGTGCGGGACTATTCGGGCTCTTTACACCTCAAAGCCACTGGCACCATGGGAGAACATTCCGCCACCGGTGCTCTGCTCAGTAATGGAGAAATCCGCATCACCGACGTGGATGAGTTTCCCATTAATGTTCCCCCCAATAACTATATGTTGTTCACGTTGCACCGGGATATGCCGGGCATCATTGGTAAAATTGGCTCCCTGCTGGGTAGCTTTAACGTCAACATTGCCAGCATGCAGGTGGGGCGCAAAATTGTCCGGGGCGATGCGATCATGGCCCTGAGCTTGGACGATCCCCTACCCGATGGCCTGCTGTCGGAAATTACCAAAGTGGCTGGCATTCGGGATGCTTACACCGTTAAGCTCTAG
- the phaA gene encoding acetyl-CoA acetyltransferase PhaA — translation MRDVFIVAAKRTPLGRFGGSLTNFSAADLGGHVMESVLAQAGVGGEHLDLYIMGNVLRAGHGQLIPRQAALKAGIPNTVDGYAIDMVCSSAMMSVINAMLTIRAGEGDLILAGGTESMSQTGFYLSHRARWGYKFLLGNPESLTDLLLHDGLTDSTNGEGMGDQTEKLAAEHGFSRAELDEVACLSQQRAAQATESGHFATEITPIEITSRKGTQVLDTDEGIRTDTTVESLAKLRPAFAKEGVLTAGNCSQITDGAAALVLASAEAVEKYQLKPLAKILGGSWAAGTPSRFPELPIAASQKLLTKLDKTIADFDLFENNEAFSVSNLLFERQLGVERDKLNVNGGAIALGHPIGASGARIIVTLLYALQQRDKTFGLAALCHGTGGGTAVAIERV, via the coding sequence ATGCGTGATGTTTTTATTGTGGCTGCTAAACGAACTCCCCTGGGACGTTTTGGTGGATCTCTAACCAATTTTTCGGCGGCGGATCTGGGGGGTCACGTGATGGAAAGTGTCCTTGCCCAAGCTGGAGTGGGGGGAGAGCATCTGGACCTTTACATTATGGGCAACGTTCTGAGGGCTGGCCATGGGCAACTTATTCCCCGGCAGGCGGCCCTGAAAGCGGGCATTCCCAATACAGTGGACGGTTACGCCATTGATATGGTCTGTTCCTCGGCCATGATGAGTGTGATCAATGCCATGTTGACCATCCGGGCGGGGGAAGGGGATTTAATTTTGGCTGGGGGGACGGAATCCATGTCCCAAACGGGTTTTTACCTTTCCCACCGGGCCCGCTGGGGCTATAAGTTTTTGCTGGGCAATCCGGAGAGTTTAACGGATCTTCTGCTCCATGACGGTTTGACGGATAGCACCAACGGGGAAGGCATGGGGGATCAAACCGAAAAGTTGGCCGCAGAGCATGGTTTCAGCCGGGCAGAATTGGATGAAGTGGCCTGTTTGTCCCAACAGAGAGCGGCCCAGGCAACGGAGTCGGGACATTTTGCGACGGAAATTACCCCCATTGAAATCACCAGTCGCAAGGGAACCCAGGTGTTGGACACCGATGAAGGCATTCGCACTGACACCACCGTAGAAAGTTTAGCCAAGTTACGGCCAGCCTTTGCCAAGGAAGGGGTACTAACGGCGGGCAACTGTAGCCAAATTACCGATGGGGCGGCGGCATTAGTATTGGCCAGTGCAGAAGCGGTGGAGAAATATCAGCTCAAACCCCTGGCGAAAATTTTGGGTGGCAGTTGGGCGGCGGGTACTCCCAGCCGTTTTCCAGAATTGCCCATTGCCGCTAGTCAAAAACTATTGACCAAACTGGATAAAACCATTGCTGATTTTGATTTGTTTGAAAATAACGAAGCCTTTTCCGTCAGCAACCTGTTATTTGAACGGCAGTTGGGGGTGGAGCGGGACAAACTAAATGTCAACGGTGGGGCGATCGCCTTGGGGCATCCCATCGGGGCATCGGGAGCCAGGATTATCGTTACCCTGCTCTATGCTTTGCAACAACGGGATAAAACCTTTGGATTAGCAGCCCTTTGCCATGGCACTGGGGGAGGAACGGCTGTTGCCATTGAAAGGGTTTAA
- a CDS encoding DUF6790 family protein, with protein MEKSIGLVLQNFTVFLLMAGLMHSGLFLWRSPKNHHLGSIIEALLAYFLLYSVAISYFYNFVIHVFFGEMIAEFIGWADSPFQAEVGFASLGFAMVGILAFRGSFDLRLAAVVGPACFLWGAAVGHIWQIFHASNLAPGNAGTVLYTDILIPVIGFGLLKLQQRYPSRS; from the coding sequence ATGGAAAAATCCATAGGATTGGTGCTACAAAACTTTACTGTTTTCCTATTAATGGCCGGTCTGATGCACAGTGGGTTATTTCTTTGGCGATCGCCAAAAAATCATCATCTAGGGAGCATAATTGAAGCACTGTTGGCCTATTTTTTACTCTACTCGGTGGCCATTAGCTATTTTTACAATTTTGTTATCCATGTCTTTTTTGGAGAGATGATCGCCGAATTTATTGGTTGGGCCGATAGTCCCTTCCAGGCAGAAGTGGGTTTTGCGAGTTTAGGATTTGCGATGGTAGGAATATTGGCCTTCCGGGGAAGTTTTGACCTCAGGTTAGCGGCGGTGGTGGGGCCGGCTTGTTTTCTCTGGGGAGCGGCGGTGGGTCATATTTGGCAAATTTTTCACGCAAGTAATCTGGCCCCTGGTAACGCAGGCACAGTGCTTTACACAGATATTCTAATTCCAGTTATTGGTTTTGGTCTTCTCAAACTACAACAACGATATCCCTCAAGGTCTTGA
- a CDS encoding glutathione peroxidase, with the protein MSLPTNLTTLDGTPLAPEVIANKVVLFVNVASKCGLTPQYSGLVALDQAYGDKGLVIIGVPCNQFGAQEPGSPEEIKEFTRTKYDVDFTLLEKQDVNGPNRSPLYQFLVGDGEDISWNFGKFLIGRDGQVVARFDPQTKPDDEGLKAAIEKALG; encoded by the coding sequence ATGTCCTTACCCACTAACTTGACCACCCTGGACGGAACTCCCCTGGCTCCGGAGGTAATTGCCAATAAAGTTGTCCTTTTTGTTAATGTTGCCAGCAAATGTGGTTTAACCCCCCAATACAGCGGCTTGGTAGCCCTGGATCAGGCCTATGGCGATAAGGGTTTAGTTATTATCGGTGTTCCTTGCAATCAGTTCGGTGCCCAGGAGCCCGGATCTCCAGAGGAAATTAAAGAATTCACCAGAACCAAGTACGACGTCGATTTTACCCTGCTAGAAAAGCAGGATGTTAACGGGCCCAACCGCAGTCCCCTCTACCAATTCCTCGTTGGCGATGGGGAAGACATTAGCTGGAACTTTGGCAAATTTTTAATCGGTCGCGATGGGCAAGTGGTGGCTCGCTTTGATCCCCAAACCAAGCCCGATGACGAAGGCCTCAAAGCAGCGATCGAAAAAGCCTTGGGCTAA
- the phaB gene encoding acetoacetyl-CoA reductase PhaB, whose amino-acid sequence MLSLGLEDKVIVVTGGNRGIGAAIVKLLQEMGAKVAFTDLATDGGNAEALGVVANVTDLESMTAAAAEITEKLGPVYGIVANAGITKDNFFPKLTPADWDAVLNVNLKGVAYSIKPFIEGMYERQSGSIVAISSISGERGNVGQTNYSATKAGVIGMMKSLAREGARYGVRANAVAPGFIDTEMTLAIREDIREKITKEIPFRRFGKPEEIAWAVAFLLSPVASSYVTGEVLRVNGAHHT is encoded by the coding sequence ATGTTAAGCCTTGGTTTAGAAGATAAAGTCATTGTCGTCACCGGGGGCAATCGGGGCATCGGCGCGGCGATCGTTAAATTGCTCCAGGAAATGGGAGCAAAAGTAGCTTTTACCGATTTAGCTACGGACGGGGGTAATGCCGAAGCCTTGGGGGTAGTGGCCAACGTCACAGATTTGGAATCCATGACGGCGGCGGCGGCGGAAATCACGGAAAAGCTGGGGCCTGTCTACGGCATAGTGGCCAATGCGGGCATCACAAAAGACAACTTTTTCCCAAAATTAACCCCCGCCGATTGGGATGCGGTACTCAATGTCAACCTCAAAGGGGTGGCCTATAGCATTAAACCTTTCATTGAGGGCATGTACGAACGCCAATCCGGTTCCATTGTCGCCATTAGTTCCATTTCCGGGGAGCGGGGCAACGTAGGCCAGACTAACTATTCCGCCACCAAAGCTGGGGTGATTGGCATGATGAAATCCTTGGCCCGGGAAGGGGCTCGGTATGGGGTGCGGGCTAATGCGGTGGCTCCGGGTTTCATTGACACAGAAATGACCTTAGCTATTCGGGAAGACATCCGGGAAAAAATCACCAAGGAAATCCCCTTCCGTCGCTTTGGTAAACCAGAAGAAATTGCCTGGGCGGTAGCCTTTTTGCTTTCCCCCGTGGCCAGTAGCTATGTCACCGGAGAAGTATTGCGGGTTAATGGGGCCCACCACACCTGA
- a CDS encoding divergent PAP2 family protein, translating to MQDFGAVFHNQVLLISLAACFLAQGIKAIVEIFRNGKINLRSLVSTGGMPSAHSALVGALATGVGLQKGWGSNEFAIACLFAVIVMYDAAGVRQAAGKQARILNQLIDELFQEDQSLTEERLKELLGHTPVQVLAGLALGIAIAFFTVPAQ from the coding sequence ATGCAAGATTTTGGCGCAGTGTTCCACAACCAAGTACTTCTGATTTCCCTGGCCGCCTGCTTCCTGGCCCAGGGCATCAAGGCGATCGTGGAAATTTTCCGCAACGGTAAAATCAATCTCCGTTCCCTTGTTTCCACCGGAGGAATGCCTAGTGCCCATTCTGCCTTGGTGGGAGCCCTGGCCACCGGGGTGGGATTACAAAAAGGCTGGGGAAGTAATGAATTTGCCATTGCCTGTTTGTTTGCAGTCATCGTCATGTACGATGCGGCGGGGGTAAGACAAGCCGCCGGTAAGCAAGCCCGCATCCTTAACCAATTAATTGACGAACTGTTCCAGGAAGATCAAAGCCTAACCGAGGAACGACTCAAGGAATTGCTGGGCCACACCCCTGTGCAAGTTTTGGCCGGTTTAGCATTGGGCATTGCCATTGCCTTCTTTACTGTACCAGCCCAGTGA
- a CDS encoding adenylate/guanylate cyclase domain-containing protein: MDKSASPVHLIVHFSHGDIVFPLQGRNYWTVGRSQENDLVIRDSCISRNHAILQATEEESFLLIDLGSRNGTFVNGRRVSVPIAIHDQDQITFGKTEARFYSDQNGTPSGLLRNPAEWDTQTSVLHERRLISVLVADMRNFTGMAQQVEEELLSMLIGNWFRQAGHILREAGSWVDKYIGDAVMALWFHGYNEATPAEIIQILHAVHRLQAMTAKLNQKYDLPFPLRIGTGLNTGYAMVGNTGSGDHPDYTAIGDTVNAAFRLESATKQADFDLAMSEKTFSYLQTLPLWPEKIQQHTIELKGYTNPIAIYGLPFATLGYLLDNTTLGESTTPATEGP; encoded by the coding sequence GTGGATAAGTCCGCCTCCCCCGTTCACCTAATAGTACACTTCTCCCATGGGGACATAGTTTTTCCTCTCCAGGGGCGGAACTATTGGACTGTGGGCCGCAGTCAGGAGAATGATTTAGTCATCCGAGACAGTTGCATTTCCCGTAACCATGCCATTTTGCAAGCTACGGAAGAGGAAAGCTTTCTCCTAATTGACCTGGGTAGTCGCAATGGCACCTTCGTCAACGGTCGCCGGGTGAGTGTGCCGATCGCCATTCACGATCAAGACCAGATTACCTTTGGTAAAACAGAGGCGAGGTTTTACTCGGACCAAAATGGCACTCCTTCGGGCCTACTGCGTAACCCAGCGGAATGGGATACCCAAACTAGCGTACTCCACGAACGGCGGTTAATTTCGGTACTGGTGGCGGATATGCGTAACTTTACCGGCATGGCCCAACAGGTGGAAGAGGAGTTGTTGTCCATGCTGATTGGCAATTGGTTCCGCCAGGCGGGGCACATCCTACGGGAAGCTGGCAGTTGGGTGGATAAGTACATTGGTGACGCAGTGATGGCCCTCTGGTTCCACGGCTACAACGAAGCTACTCCGGCGGAAATAATCCAAATTCTCCATGCTGTCCACCGGCTACAGGCCATGACTGCGAAACTAAATCAAAAATATGATTTACCCTTTCCCCTCCGCATTGGTACCGGCCTAAACACTGGTTATGCCATGGTGGGCAATACCGGCAGTGGTGATCATCCTGACTACACGGCGATCGGTGATACGGTGAATGCCGCTTTTCGGCTAGAATCTGCCACCAAACAAGCAGATTTTGACCTGGCCATGAGCGAAAAAACCTTTAGTTATTTGCAGACATTGCCTCTCTGGCCCGAAAAAATTCAGCAGCACACCATCGAATTAAAGGGCTACACTAATCCCATCGCGATTTACGGACTGCCCTTTGCTACCCTGGGATATTTGTTAGATAACACTACCCTGGGGGAAAGTACTACCCCTGCCACGGAAGGGCCTTAA
- the prmA gene encoding 50S ribosomal protein L11 methyltransferase has translation MAMANSWWEIRILCHPSLEESTFWRLEEFGCVGTSTEKKAHSLLVRGYLPQEKAEILDLAALALWCEQDALLLQVPKPRFHWQLIDEEDWSISWKEHWQPTPVGDRFTIYPAWIDPPENSERLILRLDPGVAFGTGTHATTQLCLESLEMRVEPGSNQILADLGCGSGILGIGAVLLGAAKVYGVDNDPLTVESARNNRHLNQIHPDNLVINEGSVPELEQLIAEPLDGIICNILAEIIVDLLPQFTPLVKPHGWAILSGIMVEQSQAIADALEQTGWTVAAIWKRQEWCCFQARREESD, from the coding sequence ATAGCCATGGCTAATAGTTGGTGGGAAATTAGAATCCTCTGTCATCCTTCCTTGGAAGAGTCTACCTTTTGGCGGCTAGAGGAGTTCGGCTGTGTGGGTACTTCCACCGAAAAAAAGGCCCATTCTCTGCTTGTTCGGGGCTATTTGCCCCAGGAAAAGGCCGAAATTCTCGACTTGGCCGCCCTAGCCCTCTGGTGTGAGCAGGACGCCTTGCTGCTACAGGTGCCCAAGCCCCGCTTCCATTGGCAATTAATTGACGAAGAAGATTGGTCCATTAGCTGGAAAGAGCATTGGCAGCCCACCCCCGTTGGCGATCGATTTACTATCTACCCAGCCTGGATTGATCCTCCAGAAAATTCAGAACGGCTCATTCTCCGCTTAGATCCCGGTGTGGCCTTCGGCACCGGCACCCATGCCACCACCCAGCTTTGTTTAGAATCCCTAGAAATGCGGGTGGAACCCGGAAGTAACCAGATTTTGGCAGACTTGGGCTGTGGTTCCGGTATTTTGGGCATTGGGGCTGTGTTACTAGGGGCAGCTAAAGTATACGGGGTGGATAATGACCCCCTGACGGTGGAATCGGCCCGCAATAATCGCCATTTAAACCAAATTCACCCCGATAATTTGGTCATCAATGAAGGCAGTGTACCGGAATTGGAACAGTTAATTGCTGAGCCATTGGACGGCATTATTTGCAATATTTTGGCGGAGATAATTGTCGATTTATTGCCCCAATTCACCCCCCTAGTCAAACCCCATGGTTGGGCTATTCTGAGCGGTATCATGGTGGAACAAAGTCAGGCGATCGCCGATGCGTTGGAGCAGACCGGCTGGACAGTGGCGGCCATATGGAAACGGCAGGAATGGTGCTGCTTTCAAGCGAGAAGGGAAGAAAGTGATTGA